One stretch of Cygnus olor isolate bCygOlo1 chromosome 1, bCygOlo1.pri.v2, whole genome shotgun sequence DNA includes these proteins:
- the LOC121069113 gene encoding heat shock 70 kDa protein 12A-like gives MASDSVFVVAIDFGTSYSGYCFSLASGTDQIRQVFWGTEHGLKTPKTPTCILFDQKQEFRKFGYDAVMKYKSLPSSEADKWYFFQNFKMILYNMKVTPDMEIEATNGKTLPALMVFAESLRYMKQHALNTVQEASFHTVCDPQEITWVITVPAIWSAAARQFMRLAAIEAGLISDMISEKLIIALEPEAASLWCKQLPQQGFIVEASDKKKFEDSPGIQYIVVDCGGGTIDITVHEIQENHYLKELHKVSGGGWGGNRVDENFSAFLREIFDNGVWDKYVKNHPTELQHMMYNFSLQKCSASREAVYIRCYYNLTRVAESRKEISQFFKKVTGAVWCDGMIMITYEKMKSFFEYSIKNIVGTLREILGKPEMAKVQYILLVGGFSTSIILRDAIHQAFSKKYHILCPMEAQAAVAKGAVLFGVNPKIIASRISARTYGVEVCTRFDAAIHDFCKRFVSKADGLVYCKGIFKKLVGIEESVNINEVAEYIFSPVEPDQTSVCFAFYSTEKQCPQYVDEEGMELLGSCTVPMPDTSLGKKRKLRLDVKFGLTEFKATATDITSKQSRTIVIDFLTV, from the exons ATGGCCAGCGATTCAGTCTTTGTCGTTGCTATAGATTTTGGCACATCCTACAGCGGGTactgtttttcccttgcttCAGGTACAGACCAAATCCGCCAGGTGTTCTGGGGAACAGAGCATGGTCTCAAGACCCCGAAGACACCCACATGCATCTTGTTTGACCAGAAGCAGGAGTTCAGGAAATTTGGCTATGATGCTGTGATGAAGTACAAGAGCCTGCCCTCCAGCGAAGCTGACAAGTGGTACTTCTTCCAGAACTTCAAGATGATACTGTACAACATG AAGGTCACTCCTGACATGGAGATAGAAGCAACCAATGGAAAGACACTTCCTGCACTTATGGTCTTTGCTGAAAGCCTACGCTACATGAAGCAACATGCCCTGAACACTGTCCAAGAGGCCTCTTTCCACACTGTTTGTGACCCCCAGGAGATCACCTGGGTCATTACTGTCCCGGCCATATGGAGTGCAGCTGCCAGGCAGTTCATGCGGCTGGCAGCAATAGAG GCAGGACTCATCTCTGACATGATTTCTGAGAAGCTGATTATTGCCCTGGAGCCAGAGGCTGCATCACTCTGGTGCAAACAGCTTCCACAACAAGGGTTTATCGTAGAGGCCAGTGACAAGAAAAAGTTTGAAGACTCCCCTGGGATCCAGTATATTGTTGTTGACTGTGGAG GTGGCACAATAGACATCACAGTACATGAGATCCAAGAAAACCATTATCTGAAGGAGTTACACAAGGTATCTGGAGGTGGATGGGGAGGCAACAGAGTGGATGAAAACTTCAGTGCATTCCTCAGAGAAATATTTGACAATGGTGTATGGGATAAATATGTAAAGAACCACCCTACCGAATTACAACATATGATGTACAACTTCAGTCTACAGAAAtgctctgccagcagggaggcagTCTACATACGTTGCTACTACAACTTGACAAGAGTggcagaaagcaggaaggagaTCTCTCAGTTCTTCAAAAAAGTCACAGGAGCTGTATGGTGTGATGGGATGATCATGATTACAtatgagaaaatgaagagcttTTTTGAATACAGTATCAAAAATATTGTTGGTACTTTGAGGGAAATCCTTGGCAAGCCTGAGATGGCCAAGGTACAGTATATTTTACTTGTGGGAGGTTTTTCGACTAGCATCATCTTGAGGGATGCAATCCATCAGGCTTTTAGCAAGAAGTATCATATCCTTTGTCCCATGGAGGCCCAAGCTGCTGTTGCAAAAGGGGCTGTTTTATTTGGAGTCAATCCAAAAATCATTGCCTCAAGAATCAGTGCTCGGACATATGGCGTAGAAGTATGCACAAGATTTGATGCTGCTATCCACGACTTTTGTAAACGATTTGTCTCAAAAGCTGATGGGCTTGTTTATTGCAAAGGTATCTTCAAGAAATTGGTGGGAATTGAGGAGTCAGTGAATATAAATGAAGTTgctgaatatattttcagtcCAGTAGAACCAGATCAGACAAGTGTATGCTTTGCTTTCTACTCCACAGAAAAGCAGTGTCCTCAGTATGTAGATGAGGAAGGGATGGAACTGCTTGGCTCATGCACAGTACCAATGCCAGACACAAGTCTGGGGAAGAAACGCAAACTGAGGCTGGATGTTAAATTTGGGCTTACTGAATTTAAAGCCACAGCTACAGACATTACTTCCAAACAAAGTCGGACAATTGTGATAGATTTTTTAACTGTGTAA
- the LOC121065827 gene encoding cytoglobin-1-like: MPFSEAEVQSARGAWEKMYVDAEDNGTAVLVRMFTEHPDTKSYFTHFKGMDSAEEMKQSDQVRGHGKRVFTAINDMVQHLDNTEAFLGILNPLGQKHATQLKVDPKNFRIICDIILQLMEEKFGGDCKASFEKVTNEICTHLNNVYKEVGW; the protein is encoded by the exons ATGCCCTTCTCTGAAGCGGAGGTGCAGAGTGCCCGTGGTGCCTGGGAGAAGATGTATGTAGATGCCGAGGACAACGGGACAGCAGTGCTGGTCAG GATGTTTACCGAGCACCCAGATACCAAGTCCTACTTCACACACTTCAAAGGCATGGACTCTGCCGAAGAGATGAAACAGTCGGATCAGGTCAGGGGCCATGGCAAGAGGGTTTTCACTGCCATCAACGACATGGTGCAACACCTGGACAACACTGAAGCTTTTCTTGGGATACTGAACCCACTCGGCCAGAAACATGCCACCCAGCTCAAGGTTGACCCCAAAAACTTCAGG ATCATCTGTGACATCATCTTGCAACTGATGGAGGAGAAATTTGGTGGAGACTGCAAAGCCTCTTTTGAGAAGGTGACCAATGAAATCTGCACTCACCTGAACAATGTCTACAAAGAAGTGGGTTGGTGA